In Vicingus serpentipes, the DNA window GGTACCCAAAATGTTTTAATTATTGATAATATTGGAATCCTCTCTAACATTTATCAATACACAGACATAGCACTTATTGGAGGTGGTTTTACAGGTGCATTGCATAATATTTTAGAACCAACCAGTTTTGGAAATACTATATTTTTTGGACCTAAACACCAAAAATTTCACGAAGCACAAAACTTAATAAACGCTGGAGGAGCTATAACTATTTCAACTGAATTTGATTTTGCTAAATCAATTAATGAAATTATTCCAAAACTTGACATTATAAAAAAACAAAATATTGCCTTTATTGCCAATAACAAAGGAGCTACAAATATCATTTTAAGTAAAGTTTAAATGGATATTCTTGATTTAAAAAAAAATCTACGAAAAGAAATGCTAATTAAAAGAGCTGAAATTGAGACTTCTTTTAAGCAATCATACGATTTATGGATTTGTAATCAATTAGCTGTATTGATTGAAGAAAAAAACTATAGGATTATACATGCTTATTTACCAATGGGTAAAGAAATTGACATCACCCCTTTATTAAAAACTTTATTAAATAAAAACAAAATTGTTGTCACACCAAAAACACTTCCAAATAGAAAATTAGAAAATAGAATTCTTAATTCTCTTGAAAAAATAGAAAAAGGAATTTTTGGCACTACTCATCCTTCAACCCCTGAAGAGTATGATGGTAAATTTGACTTGATAATTGTTCCTGGACTGGCATTTGACAATCAAAATCACCGATTAGGATATGGAGGTGGATATTACGACAACTTCCTGACTAATCATCCTGAAGCCTACAAAATAGGTATATTCTATCCAGAACAGAAAGTAGATAATGTTCCAACTGAGATACATGACATTTGTTTAAATGAAATTTTGGTTAGCAACAA includes these proteins:
- a CDS encoding 5-formyltetrahydrofolate cyclo-ligase yields the protein MDILDLKKNLRKEMLIKRAEIETSFKQSYDLWICNQLAVLIEEKNYRIIHAYLPMGKEIDITPLLKTLLNKNKIVVTPKTLPNRKLENRILNSLEKIEKGIFGTTHPSTPEEYDGKFDLIIVPGLAFDNQNHRLGYGGGYYDNFLTNHPEAYKIGIFYPEQKVDNVPTEIHDICLNEILVSNNPL